One Glutamicibacter mishrai genomic window carries:
- a CDS encoding ABC transporter permease has protein sequence MNLVGRFFTGFAAALLEAWQELRIHRLRVLLSLIGVTVAVASLTTAVAGSAMAQQLMTEQLERNGRPALISTYAYSQRNEQIPSSSTQVTEAFAKTAERFNVEYASMASRSFGFQVSSQGTSLDADVLVVDPDYAPIHRIFAQHGRWLESEDAQNLAPAVVVDRTVYQGLGLDQGSLPASIQMRSGSQIVSVTVVGATSTRDGGLGGQLWMLPETYGHWFAASAPLTDASYEMWVPIDGSEELAMNFASQMSAELPGYSVESLRSDYLSWGDDQSLKQLALVAGGIAGVILLLGSLSLLNVAMVTMKQRIREVGIRRSFGATTGRVFFSVMMESVVATAVAGGLGVLLSIAVVTNPKVTNLLLGSGIDQMPGFPVGAALAGIGVSIAVGALTGALPALVAARVRIVDAIRV, from the coding sequence ATGAATCTTGTGGGAAGATTCTTCACTGGATTTGCGGCGGCGTTGCTGGAGGCCTGGCAGGAACTGCGCATCCACAGGCTGCGTGTCCTGCTCTCGCTCATTGGTGTCACCGTGGCGGTTGCCTCCCTGACGACCGCGGTGGCCGGTTCGGCCATGGCGCAGCAGCTGATGACCGAACAGCTCGAGCGCAATGGCCGACCGGCGCTGATCAGCACCTATGCCTACAGTCAGCGGAACGAACAGATCCCTTCGTCGAGCACGCAGGTCACCGAGGCCTTCGCCAAGACCGCTGAGCGGTTCAACGTCGAATACGCCTCCATGGCCTCCCGCAGCTTCGGCTTCCAGGTCTCCTCGCAGGGCACCTCACTCGATGCAGATGTGCTCGTCGTGGATCCCGACTATGCACCAATTCACCGGATCTTCGCTCAGCATGGCCGTTGGCTCGAATCCGAGGACGCGCAGAATTTGGCTCCGGCCGTTGTCGTCGACCGGACCGTGTACCAGGGGCTGGGATTAGACCAGGGTTCGCTCCCGGCCTCTATCCAAATGCGTTCCGGAAGCCAGATCGTCTCGGTGACGGTGGTTGGCGCAACGTCAACGCGCGATGGCGGGCTCGGTGGCCAGTTGTGGATGCTTCCCGAAACCTACGGGCATTGGTTCGCCGCCTCGGCGCCGCTGACTGACGCCAGCTATGAAATGTGGGTGCCAATTGACGGCTCCGAGGAATTGGCCATGAACTTCGCCTCGCAAATGAGCGCAGAGCTCCCAGGCTATTCGGTGGAATCCTTGCGCTCCGACTATTTGTCGTGGGGCGATGACCAAAGCCTGAAGCAGCTGGCATTGGTTGCCGGCGGAATCGCTGGCGTCATCCTTCTGCTCGGATCCCTGAGCCTGTTGAATGTGGCCATGGTGACGATGAAGCAGCGCATCCGGGAAGTCGGCATCCGGCGCAGCTTCGGCGCGACTACCGGCCGGGTGTTCTTCTCGGTCATGATGGAGAGCGTGGTCGCCACCGCCGTCGCCGGCGGCCTTGGCGTGCTGCTGTCAATCGCAGTCGTGACCAATCCGAAGGTGACCAACCTGCTTCTTGGATCCGGCATTGACCAGATGCCTGGATTCCCGGTTGGCGCAGCACTGGCGGGCATCGGCGTTTCGATTGCGGTGGGCGCGCTCACGGGTGCGCTCCCCGCTCTCGTGGCGGCCAGGGTCCGGATTGTTGATGCGATTCGGGTCTGA
- a CDS encoding ABC transporter ATP-binding protein, whose product MSDAQLLKLENVTRSVLLPDDSELHILNGINLSVSEGDHIAIVGRSGTGKSTLLNILGLLDRPTSGSLAWRGHDASKLSARRAAHARGRDLGFVFQQFNLLPGRTALENVMAPLMYATGQDFWRRRTLAAEALEKVGLGARLDSMPQMLSGGEQQRVAIARALVRRPRVVLADEPTGALDVDTGRAVMQLLDSATVESGAALITITHDINVAALARRQFRLEDGVLKALDQEVAQ is encoded by the coding sequence ATGAGTGATGCCCAGCTGCTGAAGCTTGAAAACGTCACCCGCAGTGTCCTATTGCCCGATGACAGCGAGCTGCACATCTTGAACGGCATCAACCTATCGGTATCCGAAGGCGACCACATCGCTATTGTCGGCCGCTCAGGCACTGGCAAGTCCACCTTGCTCAATATCCTCGGGCTATTGGACCGGCCAACCTCAGGCAGCCTGGCTTGGCGTGGCCACGATGCCAGCAAGCTTAGTGCCCGGCGGGCAGCCCACGCCCGCGGCCGCGACCTCGGTTTCGTCTTCCAGCAGTTCAATTTGTTGCCCGGTCGCACTGCACTGGAAAATGTCATGGCTCCCTTGATGTACGCCACCGGCCAGGATTTTTGGCGCCGGCGAACTCTGGCCGCCGAAGCCCTGGAGAAGGTGGGCCTCGGTGCCCGCCTGGACTCGATGCCCCAAATGCTTTCCGGCGGCGAGCAGCAGCGCGTGGCCATTGCCCGCGCACTGGTGCGCCGTCCCCGGGTGGTCCTGGCTGATGAGCCCACCGGGGCGCTGGATGTCGACACCGGGCGGGCTGTGATGCAGCTGCTCGATTCGGCCACGGTGGAATCGGGCGCCGCCTTGATCACCATCACCCACGACATCAACGTAGCCGCCTTGGCGCGCCGGCAATTCCGGCTCGAAGACGGAGTGCTCAAGGCGCTGGACCAGGAGGTGGCCCAATGA
- a CDS encoding efflux RND transporter periplasmic adaptor subunit — protein MSHRRVFRRFILPSAWLIIGALIAVSLVKLAFVGGSPAADDQLYPSGEIPAETVLAEKDTIKNSLSIPGTIELVESQPLSAPSAGVLNWAFVKAGDNVSQGDKIFQLRVESTVEPAPTNQSGPGEHEADEAEAQPADDAPATTVSYHDVLAPAAGKVGKFDFSIGDEIEKGATLASVQPQSFHAVGIIKALDRYRIMDENLDATISIEGGPEPFTCVNLNVGDQASETPANAASEEEAAMDDSAAQPQDESSSGSEVSCDVPKDVVVFDGLDMTMDIDAGSAEDVLTVPVTAVRGLVGKGAVWILNDEGKEIRTEVELGVTDGKVVEIRSGLTSDAEVLRYVPGSAPAPSMEPGMEIYP, from the coding sequence ATGAGCCACCGACGCGTCTTCAGGCGCTTTATTCTACCCAGCGCATGGCTAATCATCGGCGCGCTGATTGCCGTCAGCCTGGTAAAGCTAGCGTTCGTCGGGGGTTCCCCCGCGGCAGACGACCAGCTTTATCCTTCCGGTGAAATTCCAGCGGAGACCGTTCTCGCCGAAAAGGACACGATCAAGAACTCGCTGTCGATCCCCGGTACCATCGAGCTCGTTGAATCCCAACCGCTCTCCGCGCCCTCGGCAGGCGTCCTCAATTGGGCCTTCGTGAAAGCTGGCGACAACGTCAGCCAAGGTGACAAGATCTTCCAGCTCCGCGTTGAAAGCACGGTCGAACCAGCCCCAACCAACCAGTCCGGCCCCGGGGAACACGAAGCGGACGAAGCCGAAGCCCAGCCGGCCGACGACGCGCCAGCAACCACAGTTTCCTATCATGATGTTCTTGCTCCGGCGGCCGGAAAAGTCGGAAAGTTCGACTTCAGCATCGGCGATGAGATCGAGAAGGGCGCAACCTTGGCTTCGGTGCAGCCCCAGTCATTCCACGCGGTGGGAATCATCAAGGCCTTGGATCGCTACCGGATCATGGACGAAAACCTCGATGCCACCATCAGCATTGAAGGCGGTCCAGAACCATTCACCTGCGTCAATCTCAACGTTGGCGACCAAGCATCCGAAACACCTGCAAATGCAGCGTCCGAGGAAGAAGCAGCAATGGACGATTCTGCAGCGCAGCCCCAGGACGAGTCCAGCTCAGGCAGCGAGGTCTCTTGCGATGTTCCGAAAGATGTTGTTGTTTTCGACGGCCTCGATATGACCATGGACATCGACGCCGGCTCAGCCGAAGATGTTCTGACCGTACCCGTGACCGCCGTGCGCGGACTAGTGGGCAAGGGCGCAGTGTGGATCCTGAATGATGAAGGCAAAGAAATCCGCACCGAGGTTGAACTGGGCGTGACCGATGGCAAGGTCGTGGAAATCCGATCCGGGCTCACATCGGATGCCGAAGTCCTTCGCTACGTTCCCGGCTCCGCCCCGGCTCCTTCGATGGAACCAGGCATGGAGATCTACCCCTGA